From one Mycolicibacterium sp. HK-90 genomic stretch:
- a CDS encoding virulence factor Mce family protein, with product MAKRDGDTALRTGIFGIALVACVVLVSFGYTGLPFFPQGKQYEAYFSDAGGIDPGNDVHVSGITVGKVTDVSLAGDTAKVNFTVDRKIKVGDQSLVAIKTETVLGQKALSVTPKGARSSTVIPLGRTTTPYTLNTALQDLGQNASALDKPKFEQALQTLTDTLRDATPQLRGALDGVANLSRSINKRDEALDGLLTHAKRVSDLLAARAGQVNQLVTDGNQLFAALDERRQALSNLIAGIDDVSRQLSGFVADNRKEFKPALDNLNLVMDNLLERREHIGEALKRLPPYATALAEVVGNGPGFNINLYGLPPAAISEVLLDTYFQPGKLPDSLADMLRGYISERTIVRPKSP from the coding sequence ATGGCTAAGCGCGACGGCGATACAGCGCTACGCACCGGCATATTCGGGATTGCCCTGGTGGCGTGCGTGGTGCTGGTCTCGTTCGGCTACACCGGGCTTCCGTTCTTCCCGCAGGGCAAGCAGTACGAGGCGTACTTCAGCGACGCCGGCGGGATCGACCCGGGCAACGACGTTCACGTCTCCGGGATCACGGTCGGCAAGGTCACCGACGTATCCCTGGCCGGCGACACCGCCAAGGTCAACTTCACCGTGGACCGCAAGATCAAGGTGGGCGATCAGTCACTGGTCGCGATCAAGACCGAGACCGTTCTCGGGCAGAAGGCACTGTCGGTGACACCGAAGGGCGCCCGGAGCTCGACGGTGATCCCGTTGGGCCGTACCACGACTCCGTACACGCTCAACACCGCCCTGCAGGATCTGGGCCAGAACGCGAGCGCGCTGGACAAGCCGAAGTTCGAGCAGGCCCTCCAGACGTTGACCGACACGCTGCGTGACGCCACTCCGCAGCTGCGGGGTGCGCTCGACGGTGTGGCCAATCTGTCGCGCAGCATCAACAAGCGCGACGAGGCCCTCGACGGGTTGCTGACCCACGCCAAGCGAGTGTCAGACCTCCTGGCTGCACGGGCCGGCCAGGTCAACCAGTTGGTCACCGACGGCAACCAGCTGTTCGCCGCGCTCGACGAGCGCAGGCAGGCGTTGAGCAACCTGATCGCCGGTATCGACGACGTGTCCCGTCAGCTTTCGGGCTTCGTCGCCGACAACCGCAAGGAGTTCAAGCCGGCGCTCGACAACCTCAACCTGGTGATGGACAACCTGTTGGAACGACGCGAGCACATCGGTGAGGCGCTCAAGCGGCTCCCGCCGTACGCGACCGCGCTGGCCGAGGTGGTCGGCAACGGTCCGGGCTTCAACATCAACCTCTACGGCCTGCCGCCGGCGGCGATCTCCGAGGTGCTGCTCGACACCTACTTCCAGCCAGGGAAGCTGCCCGACAGTCTCGCTGACATGCTGCGTGGTTACATCTCGGAGCGGACGATCGTTAGGCCGAAATCGCCATGA
- a CDS encoding MCE family protein, which translates to MASSARPDRTMLNVSIFTVVMLLVAAMLVVVFGEFRFASENGYHATFSQASRLKAGQDVRIAGVPVGTVNAVKLNPDNTVDVAFDVNKRYQLYTSSQAKVRYENLVGDRYLEITSGPGELRKLPPGSTIPEQNTQPALDLDALLGGLRPVLKGLDGNKVNEISNAIIELLQGQGGALSSMLTSTSAFTQNLAARDQLIGDVITNLNTVLGTVDAKGAQFDASVDELQKLISGLAEGRDPIAGAIGPLASAENDLTDMLEKSRRPLQGVIENARPLAQRLDERKGDVNKVIEPLAENYLRLNALGAYGSFFNIYYCSIRMKVNGPAGSDILIPFGGPPDPSKGRCSENG; encoded by the coding sequence ATGGCGTCCAGTGCGCGTCCTGACCGGACCATGCTCAACGTCAGCATCTTCACCGTCGTGATGCTGTTGGTGGCGGCGATGCTGGTCGTGGTGTTCGGCGAATTCCGGTTCGCCTCGGAGAACGGCTACCACGCCACCTTCAGCCAGGCGTCGCGGCTGAAGGCCGGCCAGGACGTCCGCATCGCGGGCGTCCCGGTGGGCACGGTCAATGCGGTCAAACTCAACCCGGACAACACCGTCGACGTGGCGTTCGACGTCAACAAGCGGTATCAGCTCTACACGTCGAGCCAGGCCAAGGTGCGCTACGAAAACCTGGTCGGTGACCGGTATCTGGAGATCACCTCGGGCCCGGGCGAACTGCGCAAGCTCCCGCCCGGCTCGACCATCCCGGAGCAGAACACCCAGCCGGCATTGGATCTCGACGCCCTGTTGGGCGGGCTGCGCCCGGTGCTGAAAGGCCTCGACGGCAACAAGGTCAACGAGATCTCCAACGCGATAATCGAGCTGCTGCAGGGTCAGGGCGGGGCGCTGTCGAGCATGCTGACCAGCACGAGCGCGTTCACCCAGAACCTGGCCGCCCGCGACCAGCTGATCGGCGACGTGATCACCAACCTGAACACGGTGCTCGGCACGGTTGACGCGAAGGGTGCCCAGTTCGACGCCAGCGTCGACGAGCTGCAGAAGCTGATCAGCGGTCTGGCCGAAGGCCGGGACCCGATCGCCGGTGCCATCGGACCGCTGGCCTCGGCCGAGAACGACCTGACCGACATGCTGGAGAAGTCGCGGCGCCCGCTGCAGGGCGTCATCGAGAACGCCCGCCCGCTCGCGCAGCGACTGGACGAACGCAAGGGCGACGTCAACAAGGTGATCGAGCCGCTCGCCGAGAACTACCTGCGGCTCAACGCACTCGGCGCCTACGGCTCGTTCTTCAACATCTACTACTGCTCGATCCGGATGAAGGTCAACGGTCCGGCCGGCAGCGACATTCTGATCCCGTTCGGCGGCCCGCCGGATCCGTCCAAGGGGAGGTGTTCGGAGAATGGCTAA
- a CDS encoding MCE family protein, which yields MSDATSKHRRHVRIAAAILAAIVAAAVIFTYLSYTAAFTPTDTVSLTAPRAGLVMERDAKVKYRGIQIGKVTDIQYAGNDAKLTLSIKRGEMRYIPSNATVRIAGNTIFGAKSVEFLPPAEPQPTSLRPGSTVAAKDVQLEVNTLFQTLSDVLNKIDPVNLNATLTALGEGLRGHGDDLGAAMAGLNGYLQQINPKLPTLQDDFAKAAVVANIYGDAGPDLARVIDNVPALNQTIVDEKTNLNATLLAATGLANNGTATLQPAADDYIAAIQRLRAPLKVAGEYSPEFGCILQGTSNAVDRFAPIIGGIRPGLFVSSNFLPGAPAYTYPESLPIVNASGGPNCRGLPDIPSKQFGGSWFHSPFLVTDNAYVPFQPNTEVQFDAPATLQFLFNGAFAERDDF from the coding sequence ATGTCTGACGCAACCTCCAAGCACCGGCGCCATGTCCGGATCGCCGCGGCGATCCTGGCGGCGATCGTGGCCGCCGCGGTGATCTTCACGTACCTGTCGTATACGGCCGCCTTCACGCCGACCGACACCGTCAGCCTGACCGCGCCGCGGGCGGGCTTGGTGATGGAGCGCGACGCCAAGGTGAAGTACCGCGGCATCCAGATCGGCAAGGTCACCGACATCCAGTACGCCGGCAACGACGCGAAGCTGACGCTGTCGATCAAGCGTGGCGAGATGCGCTACATCCCGTCCAACGCCACCGTGCGGATCGCCGGCAACACGATCTTCGGCGCCAAATCGGTGGAGTTCCTGCCACCCGCGGAGCCGCAGCCCACCTCGTTGCGGCCGGGCAGCACAGTGGCGGCCAAGGATGTGCAGCTGGAGGTCAACACCCTCTTCCAGACGCTGTCCGATGTGCTCAACAAGATCGACCCGGTCAACCTGAACGCCACGCTGACCGCCCTCGGTGAGGGCCTGCGCGGCCACGGCGACGACCTCGGTGCGGCCATGGCGGGGCTGAACGGCTATCTGCAACAGATCAATCCGAAGCTGCCAACCCTGCAAGACGACTTCGCCAAGGCTGCGGTGGTGGCCAACATCTACGGCGACGCCGGACCGGACCTGGCCCGGGTGATCGACAACGTGCCCGCGCTGAACCAGACGATCGTGGACGAGAAGACCAACCTGAACGCCACGCTGCTCGCGGCGACGGGGCTGGCCAACAACGGCACCGCGACCCTGCAGCCGGCCGCCGACGATTACATCGCCGCCATCCAGCGACTGCGCGCCCCGCTGAAGGTGGCGGGCGAATATTCGCCCGAGTTCGGTTGCATCCTCCAGGGCACCTCGAATGCGGTGGATCGGTTCGCGCCGATCATCGGTGGCATCCGTCCCGGCCTGTTCGTGTCCTCGAACTTCCTGCCCGGCGCCCCGGCATACACCTACCCGGAGAGCCTGCCGATCGTGAACGCTTCGGGCGGCCCCAACTGCCGCGGTCTACCGGACATCCCGTCGAAGCAGTTCGGCGGTAGTTGGTTCCACTCGCCGTTCCTGGTGACCGACAACGCCTACGTCCCGTTCCAGCCCAACACCGAGGTGCAGTTCGACGCCCCGGCGACGCTGCAGTTCCTGTTCAACGGCGCGTTCGCGGAAAGGGACGATTTCTGA
- a CDS encoding ABC transporter permease yields MSYDATLRFRRLFRGLPKTVDNVGEQALFYGETMRYLPNAINRYRKETIRLVAEMTMGAGALVMIGGTVGVAAFLTLASGGVIAVQGYSSLGNIGIEALTGFLSAFLNVRIVAPVIAGIALAATIGAGATAQLGAMRVAEEIDAVEAMAVHAVSYLVSTRLLAGLIAIVPLYSLSVLAAFFAARFTTVFINGQSAGLYDHYFNTFLIPSDLLWSFLQAIVMAIAVMLVHTYYGYNASGGPVGVGIAVGQAVRTSLIVVVTITLFISLAVYGASGNFNLSG; encoded by the coding sequence ATGAGCTACGACGCGACCCTCCGCTTCCGCCGGCTGTTCCGCGGCCTGCCCAAGACCGTCGACAACGTCGGCGAGCAGGCGCTGTTCTACGGCGAGACCATGCGGTACCTGCCCAACGCGATCAACCGCTACCGCAAGGAGACCATCCGGCTGGTGGCCGAGATGACCATGGGCGCAGGTGCCCTGGTGATGATCGGCGGCACCGTCGGTGTCGCGGCCTTCCTCACCCTGGCCTCCGGTGGCGTCATCGCGGTGCAGGGTTATTCGTCGCTGGGCAACATCGGCATCGAAGCCCTGACCGGCTTCCTGTCCGCCTTCCTCAACGTGCGCATCGTGGCACCGGTGATCGCCGGTATCGCCCTGGCCGCCACGATCGGCGCGGGCGCCACGGCCCAGCTCGGCGCGATGCGGGTCGCCGAGGAGATCGATGCCGTCGAGGCGATGGCCGTGCACGCGGTGTCCTATCTGGTCTCCACCCGCCTGCTGGCCGGCCTGATCGCGATCGTCCCTCTGTACTCCCTGTCGGTGCTGGCCGCGTTCTTCGCCGCGCGGTTCACCACGGTGTTCATCAACGGCCAGTCCGCGGGACTGTACGACCACTACTTCAACACGTTCCTGATACCGAGTGACCTGCTGTGGTCGTTCCTTCAGGCAATCGTGATGGCGATCGCGGTGATGCTCGTGCACACCTACTACGGCTACAACGCCTCCGGTGGACCGGTCGGCGTGGGCATCGCGGTCGGTCAGGCCGTGCGCACCTCGCTGATCGTCGTCGTCACCATCACGCTGTTCATCTCCCTGGCCGTCTACGGCGCGTCCGGCAACTTCAACCTCTCCGGGTAG
- a CDS encoding ABC transporter permease, with product MIEQLAVPARAVGGFVEMSLDTFAKMFRRPFQFKEFLDQTWMIARVSLVPTLLVAIPFTVLVAFTLNILLREIGAADLSGAGTAFGTITQLGPVVTVLVVAGAGATAICADLGARTIREEIDAMRVLGIDPIQRLVVPRVLASTFVALLLNGLVCAIGLAGGYVFSVFLQGVNPGSFINGLTVLTGLGELVLAEIKALLFGVVAGLVGCYRGLTVKGGPKGVGNAVNETVVYAFICLFVINVIMTAIGVRVLVR from the coding sequence TTGATCGAACAGCTTGCGGTTCCGGCCCGGGCCGTGGGCGGCTTCGTCGAGATGTCCTTGGACACGTTCGCCAAGATGTTCCGTCGACCGTTCCAGTTCAAGGAGTTCCTTGATCAGACCTGGATGATCGCGCGGGTCTCGCTGGTTCCGACGCTGTTGGTCGCCATTCCGTTCACCGTCCTGGTCGCGTTCACGCTCAACATCCTGCTTCGCGAGATCGGTGCCGCCGACCTCTCCGGCGCGGGCACCGCCTTTGGCACCATCACCCAGCTCGGCCCCGTGGTGACAGTGCTGGTGGTGGCCGGCGCGGGCGCCACCGCGATCTGCGCCGACCTGGGCGCCCGCACCATCCGCGAGGAAATCGACGCCATGCGGGTGCTGGGCATCGATCCGATCCAGCGGCTGGTCGTGCCCCGTGTGCTCGCCTCGACGTTCGTGGCGCTGCTGCTCAACGGCCTGGTCTGCGCGATCGGCCTGGCCGGCGGCTACGTCTTCTCGGTGTTCCTGCAGGGCGTCAACCCGGGCTCCTTCATCAACGGCCTGACCGTGCTCACCGGTCTCGGCGAGCTGGTGCTGGCCGAGATCAAGGCACTGCTGTTCGGCGTGGTGGCCGGCCTGGTCGGGTGCTACCGCGGGTTGACCGTCAAAGGAGGCCCGAAGGGTGTCGGTAACGCAGTGAACGAAACGGTGGTCTACGCCTTCATCTGCCTGTTCGTGATCAACGTGATCATGACGGCCATCGGCGTCCGGGTGCTGGTGCGCTGA
- a CDS encoding 3-oxoacyl-ACP reductase, which produces MTDDAQIDLSGKVAVVTGAAAGLGRAEAIGLAKAGATVVVNDMAGALDASDVLDEIAAAGSKGVAVAGDISARSTADELIAAADGLGGLGIVVNNAGITRDRILFNMSDEEWDAVIAVHLRGHFLLTRNAAVYWRNKAKAQGDTGGKVYGRIINTSSEAGLSGPVGQPNYGAAKAGITALTVSAARALERFGVRANAIAPRARTAMTAGVFGDAPELAGGQVDPLSTDHVVTLVRFLASPASEAVNGQLFIVYGPTVTLVAPPTAEKHFTADSAAWDPADLSGTLHEYFADRDPERGFSATELMTSRD; this is translated from the coding sequence ATGACTGACGACGCGCAGATCGATCTGTCCGGAAAGGTGGCCGTGGTCACCGGTGCGGCCGCAGGCCTGGGCCGCGCCGAGGCCATCGGCCTGGCCAAGGCCGGGGCGACCGTGGTGGTCAACGACATGGCCGGGGCGCTGGACGCGTCTGACGTCCTCGACGAGATCGCGGCGGCGGGTTCCAAGGGGGTCGCGGTCGCCGGCGACATCAGCGCGCGCTCGACGGCCGACGAGCTGATCGCCGCCGCCGACGGTCTCGGCGGACTGGGCATCGTCGTCAACAACGCAGGCATCACCCGCGACCGGATCCTCTTCAACATGAGTGATGAGGAATGGGACGCGGTCATCGCGGTGCACCTGCGGGGTCACTTCCTGCTGACCCGCAACGCGGCCGTCTACTGGCGCAACAAGGCGAAAGCACAAGGCGACACGGGCGGCAAAGTTTATGGCCGGATCATCAACACCTCGTCGGAGGCCGGCCTGTCGGGCCCCGTCGGTCAGCCCAACTACGGCGCCGCCAAGGCGGGCATCACCGCACTCACCGTGTCGGCGGCCCGCGCGCTCGAGCGCTTCGGTGTGAGGGCCAATGCCATCGCGCCGCGGGCCCGCACCGCCATGACGGCAGGCGTGTTCGGAGACGCCCCCGAGTTGGCCGGCGGACAGGTGGATCCGCTGTCCACCGACCATGTCGTCACTCTCGTGCGATTCCTGGCTTCGCCTGCATCCGAAGCGGTGAACGGTCAGCTGTTCATCGTCTATGGTCCAACTGTCACGTTGGTCGCGCCCCCCACGGCGGAGAAGCACTTCACCGCGGACTCCGCCGCCTGGGATCCGGCAGACCTGAGCGGGACACTGCACGAGTACTTTGCTGATCGTGATCCGGAGCGTGGATTCTCAGCTACCGAGCTGATGACTTCGCGAGACTGA
- a CDS encoding ferredoxin yields the protein MRVEVDRDRCEGNAVCVGIAPDLFDLDDDDYAVVKSDPVPADQEDLAEQSIAECPRAALIRKD from the coding sequence ATGCGAGTTGAAGTTGACCGTGATCGTTGCGAAGGCAATGCGGTGTGCGTGGGTATTGCCCCTGATTTGTTCGATCTTGACGATGACGACTACGCCGTGGTCAAGTCCGATCCGGTGCCTGCCGACCAGGAGGATCTGGCCGAGCAGTCCATCGCCGAATGCCCCCGCGCAGCCCTGATCCGGAAAGACTAG